A segment of the Nitrosospira briensis C-128 genome:
CGTGCGTCTTGGTAAAGACAAAGCCGATCCCACCTATGGATGGGATAATGAGTATGGCAGCCATGTAGCGGAAGTTGCGGCTTTTAAAGCCGGCAAATACCTGGTAAGCAACCAGGAGTTCCTTGCCTTCGTCCAGGCAAACGGCTACGGCACCGAAAGTTTCTGGGAAGAAGAAGGCCGTGCCTGGCGATGTCATACTCGTGCGGAATACCCCCTTTTCTGGATCAGGCAAGGCGCCGAGTGGCGATTGCGCCTGATGACCGAAGAAATACCCATGCCATGGGATTGGCCGGCTGAAGTGAATTATCATGAAGCAAAGGCGTTTTGCAACTGGAAAGCGGCAGCAAGTGGTCAACCGTACCGGCTCCCGACGGAAGACGAATGGTATCGCCTTTACGATATGGCCGGCGTATCCGAGCTTCCCCCTGCTGAACCTGCGCCAGCCAATATTCATCTCGATCATTTTGCATCCGCTCACCCGGTCAATGAATTTTCTCAGGGAGATTTCTACGATATCGTCGGTAACGTCTGGCAATGGACCGAAACCCCCATCTATCCATTTGAAGGTTTTGATATTCATCCGCATTACGATGATTTCACCACGCCCACATTCGATGGGCGGCACAATCTCATGAAGGGCGGCTCCTGGATTTCATGTGGGGATGAATCGCGGAAGAGCGCTCGCTATGCGTTTCGGCGTCATTTTTTTCAGCATGCCGGATTTCGCTACGTGGTTAGCGATGCGCCTGCCGTGCGGCATGACTCTCACTATGAAACCGACAAGCTCCTTTCCGAGTACGCTGAATTTCATTATGGCGATACCTACTTTGGTGTGCCTAATTTTTCGAAGGCACTTGCCAAGCTGGCTATCGCCGCCATGGGTAATAAACCGTCCCGCAAAGCACTCGACCTCGGTTGCGCTTCCGGACGTTCGACTTTTGAGCTGGCGCGGCATTTCGATGAGGTAACCGGTATCGATTTCTCCGCCCGCTTCATCGGACAAGGCGTCCAGCTTGCTGCGCAGGGTATGTTGCGCTATACGCTAACGGATGAGGGCGATCTCGTTCTCTATAGAGAGCGTACGCTGACTGGTCTCGGCCTGGATGACGTGAAGCATAAAGTGACGTTCTACCAGGGAGACGCCTGTAACCTCAAGCCTATTTTTACCGGTTACGATCTCATCCTTGCAGCCAACCTCATCGATCGTCTTTACGATCCGGCCAAACTGCTCACAACCATTCATGCACGGCTCAACCCAGGGGGTCTTTTGCTGATCGCTTCGCCGTATACCTGGCTGGAGGAACATACCAAGCGGGATGCATGGATTGGTGGATTCAAGCGGGATGGTGAAAGTTTTACCACGCTTGACGGCCTGAAAAAGATCCTGGGCAGCCATTTCAAACTGATTCAAGCTCCACAGGACGTGCCATTCGTAATTCGGGAAACACGGCGGAAATTCCAGCATACCGTCTCGCAACTGACGATCTGGGAAAAAATCGATTGAGCGGCAGCCATATTCCCGCCCCTTTTGATTTCGATATTGAAATCAAAAGGGGCGGTACCGCTAGTTTGAAATATGAAGCACGCCAGAGTATGTTTGGTGCAGCAGACGTCGTTCCCCTATGGGTAGCGGACATGGATTTCGCAGCACCAGCGGCAGTGACTCAGGCCCTTGCGCGGCGTGCTGCCCATCCCATATACGGCTATACCGTCTACCCGGAAAGCTTGTATGAATCCTTGATAGGCTGGTTGAAGCAACGTCATGGTTGGGAAGTACGTCGCGACTGGATCATGATGTGTCCCGGCGTGGTCCCCTCGCTACATGCAGCTGTAATGGCTTTCGCCTCGGCGGGCGAGTCGGTTATCGTGCAACCGCCGGTTTATTTTCCTTTTTTCTCGGCGGTTACCGGCACCGGCCGGCAACTGATACATAATCCGTTGCGCCTCAGGAACGGCCGCTACGACATCGACTATGACCACCTGGAGCAATGCGCGGAGAAAGCCCGCCTGTTGTTGATATGCTCTCCACATAATCCGGTCGGCAGGGTATGGAGCAAGCAGGAGCTGGAGCGGATTCTGCAAATTGCCGAGAAACACGATCTGGTGATATTCTCGGATGAGATTCACGCCGATTTGGTCTATCCTGGAAACCAGCATCATACGCTGTCGATGCTGGCGGAAGCGGCATCCGGAAACGGGAACAATATTGTGACCGCTACGGCGCCCAGCAAGACATTCAACATCCCCGGGATGAATCTCTCCGCGCTTGTTGTGCCCAACCCGGAGCGACGCGAAGAACTCACGCAAATATTCGATACGATGCACGTCAGTGCATCCAACCCTTTCAGTATCACTGCTTTCGAGGCTGCCTATCGGGGAGGCGGGGCATGGCTGGACGCGTTGCTTGTTTATCTGCAGGAAACCCGCGATTTCGTCGCGGCGTATCTGGCAAAGCATCTTCCGGAAATTCGCCTCATCAGACCGGAGGGAACGTATCTGCTCTGGCTCGATTGCCGT
Coding sequences within it:
- a CDS encoding MalY/PatB family protein; this translates as MSGSHIPAPFDFDIEIKRGGTASLKYEARQSMFGAADVVPLWVADMDFAAPAAVTQALARRAAHPIYGYTVYPESLYESLIGWLKQRHGWEVRRDWIMMCPGVVPSLHAAVMAFASAGESVIVQPPVYFPFFSAVTGTGRQLIHNPLRLRNGRYDIDYDHLEQCAEKARLLLICSPHNPVGRVWSKQELERILQIAEKHDLVIFSDEIHADLVYPGNQHHTLSMLAEAASGNGNNIVTATAPSKTFNIPGMNLSALVVPNPERREELTQIFDTMHVSASNPFSITAFEAAYRGGGAWLDALLVYLQETRDFVAAYLAKHLPEIRLIRPEGTYLLWLDCRALMAALDINDAQLRHFFVHEAGVGMSPGTLFGEAGSGFMRMNIGTPRRIIEAALENIRKARHRVQPGSVPA
- the ovoA gene encoding 5-histidylcysteine sulfoxide synthase — translated: MPKLLFPRTPVLSGDNVAAKREEIREYFHATLDRYEQLFETLQGDEAYFKKPIPLRHPLVFYLGHTSTFFTNKLLLAGLITERINPRMESMFAVGVDEMGWDDLDTTHYDWPSVEEVRAYRNTVRNVVDQLIRDTPLSLPIGWDNPWWTIMMCIEHELIHLETSSVLIRQHAIEHVKPHPAWEPCRKSGPAPQNRLINVTSGTVRLGKDKADPTYGWDNEYGSHVAEVAAFKAGKYLVSNQEFLAFVQANGYGTESFWEEEGRAWRCHTRAEYPLFWIRQGAEWRLRLMTEEIPMPWDWPAEVNYHEAKAFCNWKAAASGQPYRLPTEDEWYRLYDMAGVSELPPAEPAPANIHLDHFASAHPVNEFSQGDFYDIVGNVWQWTETPIYPFEGFDIHPHYDDFTTPTFDGRHNLMKGGSWISCGDESRKSARYAFRRHFFQHAGFRYVVSDAPAVRHDSHYETDKLLSEYAEFHYGDTYFGVPNFSKALAKLAIAAMGNKPSRKALDLGCASGRSTFELARHFDEVTGIDFSARFIGQGVQLAAQGMLRYTLTDEGDLVLYRERTLTGLGLDDVKHKVTFYQGDACNLKPIFTGYDLILAANLIDRLYDPAKLLTTIHARLNPGGLLLIASPYTWLEEHTKRDAWIGGFKRDGESFTTLDGLKKILGSHFKLIQAPQDVPFVIRETRRKFQHTVSQLTIWEKID